A genomic stretch from Brucella sp. BE17 includes:
- a CDS encoding DMT family transporter: MARITPSSINWGTSALAGPLVMLLGMLLFALNDTLGKWLVASYGLGQVILFRSIAALIILSPFLWKAGLSPIIHAERKGMQLARVIFSTAETFCFYYAVMYLPLADVMTYWLAAPIYVAAASPFLLGEAVGWRRWTAIAIGFAGVIIALEPSSKMFTLPALISIIGSGSFAFMMVTGRFLRATPDRTLVFFQTAAAALAGLVFAPFGWSPLQSNVDIVLLALLGIVSMSAHMLVNRALKISDAATVAPLQYTLLLHAVILGWIFFGDVPRLAMMAGAALIIASGLFIFIREHTLRKKKDRPLEIP, from the coding sequence ATGGCCAGGATCACGCCGTCGTCGATTAATTGGGGGACGTCCGCTTTAGCTGGGCCTCTCGTCATGCTGCTCGGCATGCTATTGTTTGCACTCAATGATACATTGGGCAAATGGCTGGTTGCATCCTACGGACTGGGACAAGTCATTTTGTTTCGCAGCATTGCAGCACTCATCATTCTTTCGCCTTTTCTCTGGAAGGCCGGGCTTTCCCCGATCATCCATGCCGAGCGCAAAGGGATGCAGCTTGCCCGCGTTATCTTTTCTACGGCTGAGACCTTCTGTTTCTATTATGCGGTCATGTATCTGCCACTTGCCGACGTCATGACATATTGGCTGGCGGCACCCATCTATGTGGCCGCAGCGTCCCCTTTCCTGCTCGGAGAAGCCGTCGGATGGCGCCGGTGGACCGCGATTGCCATCGGTTTTGCAGGTGTTATTATCGCGCTTGAACCATCGAGCAAGATGTTCACGCTCCCGGCCCTTATCTCGATCATCGGCAGTGGATCCTTTGCTTTCATGATGGTCACAGGCCGATTCCTGCGCGCCACCCCTGACCGCACGCTGGTGTTTTTTCAGACTGCGGCTGCCGCACTGGCTGGCCTCGTCTTTGCCCCGTTTGGCTGGTCGCCGCTTCAATCCAATGTAGATATCGTGCTGCTGGCGCTTCTGGGTATTGTTTCGATGAGCGCACATATGCTTGTCAACAGAGCGCTGAAAATCTCCGATGCCGCGACGGTGGCACCTTTACAATATACCCTGCTTCTGCACGCAGTGATCCTCGGCTGGATATTCTTTGGCGATGTGCCGCGTCTGGCAATGATGGCTGGAGCCGCTTTGATCATTGCCTCGGGGCTGTTCATCTTCATTCGCGAACATACGCTGAGGAAAAAAAAGGACCGTCCTCTGGAGATACCATGA
- a CDS encoding FadR/GntR family transcriptional regulator, translating to MNSLSVNAKSLDYVNGAVTAIAELIRKTHLKPGDRLPAEAVLSKDLQVSRTVVREALRSLAALQLIELGAGKRPSVAELDDNAFALMFEHGVVTEQITIPQIYDARRTIEARTVALASLRRSDTEAKIIIEHARAMAQDFSDPNKVMEHDLAFHLAIAHASRNPVFALIIGAFQGITRKTWPVGWKSRSSDDERVAMNTLHLELAEAIASGNIAHAARLMDQHFDISLKALNHAGIA from the coding sequence ATGAATTCCCTGTCGGTGAATGCGAAAAGTCTGGATTATGTGAATGGGGCGGTCACGGCCATCGCTGAACTGATCCGTAAAACTCATCTGAAGCCCGGCGACAGATTGCCGGCAGAAGCTGTTCTATCAAAGGACTTACAGGTTTCCCGCACGGTCGTGCGAGAGGCTTTGCGCTCCCTTGCTGCACTCCAGCTTATAGAACTCGGCGCAGGCAAACGCCCGAGCGTTGCCGAACTCGACGACAATGCCTTTGCATTGATGTTCGAGCACGGTGTCGTGACAGAGCAGATCACAATCCCGCAGATTTACGATGCTCGCCGCACAATCGAGGCCCGGACTGTCGCCCTGGCGTCCCTTCGCCGCAGTGATACGGAAGCAAAGATCATCATCGAACATGCCCGCGCAATGGCGCAGGACTTCAGCGATCCGAATAAGGTGATGGAGCATGATCTGGCATTTCATCTCGCCATCGCTCACGCGTCCCGCAATCCCGTCTTTGCCCTCATCATCGGCGCTTTTCAGGGCATAACCCGCAAAACATGGCCCGTTGGCTGGAAAAGCCGAAGCAGTGATGATGAGCGGGTTGCTATGAACACGCTGCATCTTGAGCTTGCTGAAGCGATTGCATCGGGCAATATCGCCCATGCTGCCCGCCTTATGGATCAGCATTTCGATATCAGCCTCAAAGCGCTTAACCACGCCGGCATTGCCTAG
- a CDS encoding TRAP transporter substrate-binding protein produces MRKLLLATTAIAIGLGAASPAFAQFTNRNIRVSNGINEDHPVGNGVKAMQACLDEKSDGALKLTAFWGGALGGDLQATQALRSGVQEAVVTSSSPLVGIVPALGVFDLPFLFQNNDEAYQVLDGDFGDKMNEKLDAAGLVNLAYWENGFRNLSNSKRPVNKWEDFSGMKVRVMQNNIFLDTFQNLGANATPMAFGEIYSALETNAIDAQENPYVTIDTSKFFEVQKYITETNHAYTPFLFLFSKPIFNSYSAEEQAALRECAIVGRDEERKVIQELNKASLEKIKEAGLEVNQLSPEEQARIREKSMVVYEKHKAQIGPEVIDDILAKIKEVRKEQ; encoded by the coding sequence ATGAGAAAACTGCTACTTGCCACGACTGCCATCGCAATCGGCCTCGGTGCCGCTTCACCGGCTTTTGCACAATTTACCAACCGCAACATCCGTGTCTCTAACGGCATCAACGAAGACCATCCGGTCGGCAATGGCGTTAAAGCCATGCAAGCGTGTCTCGACGAGAAATCGGACGGTGCTTTGAAACTGACCGCGTTCTGGGGCGGTGCACTTGGTGGCGATCTTCAGGCGACCCAGGCGCTGCGTTCCGGCGTTCAGGAAGCCGTCGTCACATCGTCCTCGCCGTTGGTTGGAATCGTACCGGCACTTGGTGTGTTCGATCTGCCATTCCTGTTCCAAAATAATGATGAAGCCTATCAGGTTCTGGACGGCGATTTCGGCGATAAGATGAACGAGAAGCTGGACGCGGCTGGCCTCGTCAATCTCGCTTACTGGGAAAACGGGTTCCGCAACCTATCGAATTCCAAGCGTCCTGTGAACAAGTGGGAAGATTTTTCGGGCATGAAAGTTCGCGTCATGCAGAACAATATCTTCCTCGATACCTTCCAGAACCTTGGTGCCAATGCGACGCCGATGGCCTTTGGTGAAATCTATTCCGCACTTGAAACCAATGCGATCGATGCGCAGGAAAATCCCTATGTGACGATCGACACGTCCAAGTTCTTCGAAGTGCAGAAATATATCACCGAAACCAACCACGCCTATACGCCATTCCTCTTCCTGTTCTCCAAGCCGATCTTCAACAGCTATTCAGCGGAAGAGCAGGCGGCCTTGCGCGAATGCGCCATCGTTGGTCGTGACGAAGAGCGAAAGGTTATTCAGGAGCTGAACAAGGCGTCTCTGGAAAAGATCAAGGAAGCAGGGCTGGAGGTCAATCAGCTCTCGCCCGAAGAGCAGGCTCGTATCCGTGAAAAATCCATGGTGGTTTACGAAAAGCACAAGGCTCAGATCGGGCCTGAAGTGATCGACGACATTCTGGCCAAGATCAAGGAAGTCCGTAAGGAACAGTAA
- a CDS encoding mandelate racemase/muconate lactonizing enzyme family protein, translating to MRITKLETVRVAERSNLLWVLVHTDEGIKGLGETFFGAQTVESYIHEYVAPRVIGRDPLAIDLLAQDLVGYVGFRSSGAEVRGNSAFDIALWDIFGKATNQPIAQLLGGFSRKEIRTYNTCAGTEYIKKATGQTTANYGLATGSDYDDLNSFLHRADELAHSLLDDGITAMKIWPFDAAAEKTKGQYISSADMKAALEPFEKIRKAVGDKIDIMVEFHSMWQLLPAMQIAKALEPYNTFWHEDPIKMDSLSSLKRYAAVSPAPISASETLATRWGFRDYIETGVAGIVMLDISWCGGLSEARKIASMAEAWHLPVAPHDCTGPVVLCASTHLSLNAPNALVQESVRAFYKTWYRDLVTALPEVSNGMITVPPGPGLGMELNPELEKAFTVSRRFSDATSI from the coding sequence ATGAGAATCACCAAACTTGAAACCGTGCGTGTGGCCGAGCGCTCAAACCTGTTATGGGTTCTTGTTCACACAGACGAAGGGATTAAGGGACTAGGCGAGACCTTTTTCGGAGCGCAGACTGTTGAAAGCTATATTCATGAATATGTCGCGCCGCGGGTGATCGGTCGCGATCCTTTGGCCATTGATCTTCTGGCGCAAGACCTGGTCGGATATGTCGGCTTTCGCTCGTCAGGCGCAGAAGTGCGGGGTAACTCCGCCTTCGACATCGCACTGTGGGATATTTTCGGCAAGGCAACCAACCAGCCGATAGCGCAATTGTTGGGCGGCTTTAGCCGCAAGGAAATCCGCACCTATAACACCTGTGCCGGTACCGAATATATCAAGAAAGCCACGGGTCAGACCACGGCCAATTACGGCCTTGCCACAGGCTCCGACTATGATGATCTCAACAGCTTTTTGCATCGCGCCGACGAACTCGCGCATTCTCTGCTGGATGACGGCATCACCGCAATGAAAATCTGGCCTTTCGATGCGGCCGCTGAAAAGACAAAAGGCCAGTATATTTCGTCCGCCGATATGAAGGCTGCTCTCGAACCATTCGAGAAAATCCGCAAGGCCGTCGGCGACAAGATTGACATCATGGTTGAGTTTCACTCAATGTGGCAACTGTTACCGGCTATGCAGATTGCAAAAGCGCTCGAGCCCTACAATACTTTCTGGCATGAAGACCCGATCAAGATGGACAGTCTTTCAAGCCTGAAGCGCTATGCGGCGGTTTCACCTGCCCCAATTTCGGCATCGGAAACGCTTGCGACCCGGTGGGGTTTTCGCGATTACATCGAAACGGGCGTCGCGGGTATCGTCATGCTCGATATTTCATGGTGCGGTGGTTTGTCGGAAGCACGCAAGATTGCCTCAATGGCGGAAGCATGGCATCTGCCTGTTGCACCGCATGATTGCACAGGGCCTGTCGTGCTTTGCGCCTCGACGCATCTTTCACTAAACGCACCCAACGCTCTCGTGCAGGAGAGCGTTCGGGCCTTTTACAAGACCTGGTATCGTGATCTGGTGACCGCTCTGCCCGAAGTCAGCAATGGCATGATTACGGTTCCGCCCGGCCCGGGACTTGGCATGGAGCTTAATCCCGAGCTAGAAAAGGCTTTTACTGTCAGTCGGCGGTTTTCGGATGCAACGTCGATCTGA
- a CDS encoding hydroxymethylglutaryl-CoA lyase, whose protein sequence is MEQIRLVEVGPRDGLQNEAHPLDVADRVTMIEGLIAAGLTTIEAGSFVSPKWVPQMAGSAAVLHGLPKREGLNFPMLVPNLKGFEAALDADAKEIAIFASASESFSQKNINCSIAESFERFVPVMEGAKEAGIRVRGYVSCVLGCPYEGAVRLAAVSDVASRLYQMGCYEISLGDTIGTGTPRAASAMVRAVAADVPMAALALHEHNTYGQALANILACIDEGVRVFDASVGGLGGCPYAKGATGNVATEELVYMLEGMGIPTGVDIDALCRVALETCAKLGHEPASGVARVFKARQHAK, encoded by the coding sequence ATGGAACAGATTAGACTTGTCGAAGTCGGCCCACGCGACGGACTGCAAAACGAAGCGCATCCCTTGGACGTTGCTGATCGCGTGACCATGATCGAAGGGCTGATTGCCGCCGGTTTGACCACAATTGAGGCAGGCAGTTTCGTTTCGCCCAAATGGGTACCGCAAATGGCCGGTTCCGCTGCGGTGCTGCACGGTTTACCCAAGCGAGAGGGTTTGAATTTTCCCATGCTGGTGCCAAACCTGAAAGGTTTTGAGGCTGCTCTTGACGCCGACGCTAAGGAAATCGCGATTTTTGCGTCCGCATCCGAAAGCTTTTCACAGAAGAACATCAATTGTTCGATTGCCGAAAGTTTCGAACGCTTTGTGCCGGTCATGGAAGGAGCAAAGGAAGCCGGTATCCGGGTTCGCGGCTATGTGTCATGTGTGCTGGGCTGCCCCTATGAAGGCGCGGTCAGACTTGCAGCAGTCAGCGATGTTGCAAGCCGACTTTACCAAATGGGATGCTACGAAATCTCGTTGGGGGATACGATCGGAACCGGTACGCCGCGTGCAGCTTCGGCTATGGTTCGTGCGGTCGCAGCAGATGTGCCGATGGCGGCACTCGCCCTGCATGAGCACAATACTTACGGGCAGGCACTCGCCAATATACTGGCCTGTATCGATGAAGGCGTGCGCGTGTTCGACGCTTCGGTTGGTGGTTTGGGCGGCTGTCCTTATGCCAAGGGTGCAACCGGCAATGTCGCAACCGAAGAGCTTGTCTATATGCTCGAAGGCATGGGCATCCCGACAGGGGTCGATATAGATGCGCTGTGCCGCGTGGCACTTGAAACATGCGCTAAGCTCGGTCATGAACCCGCTTCAGGGGTGGCAAGGGTTTTTAAAGCAAGGCAGCACGCAAAATAG